One part of the Dyadobacter sp. 676 genome encodes these proteins:
- a CDS encoding cobaltochelatase subunit CobN — protein sequence MDGQSAMKRQRVTRSDGKSINLVQRRGHLSYCYNACCCGRTDRGYAPVPVGLYKSEWLRRKLRNVVHMTKGGCLGPCTLANVATLLFDGHSVWFHSINYEWQIIAIFDYIESMVKADRYLVPPADLAEYVFQFYTWKGSGAFTELGQTALPADGIVFLTHADTDLLTLDRALQLLPDDFPKTTGIGLTALRSEEQMQQLLQREIGEAKIIIVRIHGRLSSIPGFNELVKRAGERGQHFIVVSGTGEFNPEFAAVSTVSPAVLHETLAYLQAGGYNNLIALLSYLSDHLLMTGFGADAPVHLPEHGIYHPDLPEYADPTDWLKYRDPSLPTIGITFYRAHWLSGNTAFVDAMIRSLEDRGVNVLPVFTSSLKSIDPQTGKPQAFGYFRREAGMGIDVLVNTISFAMTDLGPAVQSSEPPGALLDLNVPVLQAITSGMSLGPWESSARGLNPLDTAMNVAIPEFDGRIITVPVSFKEKGKEVRGYIPLENRVERVAGLAIRFARLKYLKNADKKVAFILTNSNTKASQIGNAVGLDAPASLLLILEAMRDEGYRIDNLPATGTELIHALIDLCAYDADYLTAGQLSRAAAQVPADRYEDWFRDLPEPVRQKMLKQWGPPPGETYVHDGRIALAGLDLGNAFVALQPPRGYGMDPDGIYHQPDLPPTHHYHALYRWLRDDWGADAIVHVGKHGTLEWLPGKGIGLSENCYPDAFLGDLPLFYPFIVNDPGEGSQAKRRAHAVVVDHLTPPHDLRRYLWRAGTAYAAGR from the coding sequence ATGGACGGACAGTCTGCGATGAAACGTCAACGCGTAACCCGTTCGGACGGGAAATCCATTAACCTGGTGCAGCGGCGGGGCCACCTTTCGTATTGCTATAATGCGTGCTGCTGCGGACGGACCGATCGCGGCTATGCGCCGGTTCCGGTTGGATTGTACAAGAGCGAGTGGCTGCGGCGGAAACTGCGGAATGTGGTGCATATGACCAAAGGTGGCTGCCTGGGGCCGTGTACGCTGGCAAATGTGGCTACGCTGCTGTTCGACGGGCATTCGGTGTGGTTTCATTCCATTAACTACGAGTGGCAGATCATCGCGATTTTTGATTATATCGAAAGTATGGTCAAAGCCGACCGGTACCTGGTGCCGCCGGCGGACCTGGCCGAATATGTATTTCAATTTTATACCTGGAAGGGGTCCGGAGCCTTCACCGAACTCGGGCAAACCGCCCTTCCGGCGGACGGGATCGTCTTCCTCACGCACGCGGATACCGACTTGCTTACGCTCGACCGCGCATTGCAACTTCTGCCGGACGATTTTCCCAAAACAACCGGCATTGGCCTGACGGCGCTCAGGAGCGAGGAGCAAATGCAGCAGCTTTTACAACGGGAAATCGGGGAGGCTAAAATCATAATAGTCCGTATTCACGGGCGACTGAGCAGCATTCCGGGTTTCAATGAACTGGTGAAAAGGGCTGGCGAGCGGGGGCAACATTTCATCGTCGTGAGCGGCACAGGCGAGTTTAATCCTGAATTCGCGGCGGTGTCAACGGTTTCTCCGGCGGTTTTGCACGAAACACTGGCCTATTTGCAGGCGGGAGGGTACAATAACCTGATCGCGCTTCTCAGCTATCTGTCGGATCATTTGCTCATGACCGGCTTCGGTGCCGACGCACCGGTACATTTGCCCGAGCACGGCATTTACCATCCCGATTTGCCCGAATATGCCGACCCGACCGATTGGCTGAAATACCGCGACCCTTCATTGCCAACGATTGGCATTACTTTCTACCGGGCACATTGGCTCAGCGGTAATACCGCCTTTGTGGATGCGATGATCCGTTCGCTGGAAGACAGGGGCGTGAATGTGCTGCCCGTTTTTACGTCGTCGCTCAAATCCATCGATCCGCAAACGGGCAAGCCGCAGGCGTTCGGCTATTTCAGGAGGGAAGCAGGAATGGGGATCGATGTATTGGTCAACACTATTTCCTTCGCGATGACCGACCTCGGGCCCGCCGTGCAAAGCAGCGAACCGCCCGGTGCATTGCTGGATTTGAATGTGCCTGTGTTGCAGGCCATCACCAGCGGGATGAGCCTTGGGCCGTGGGAATCGTCGGCCCGCGGGCTGAACCCGCTTGATACCGCGATGAATGTGGCCATCCCGGAATTTGACGGCCGCATCATTACAGTACCGGTTTCTTTTAAGGAGAAAGGAAAGGAGGTTCGTGGCTATATTCCGCTGGAAAACCGGGTTGAGCGAGTTGCCGGTTTGGCTATTCGTTTTGCGAGATTGAAATATTTGAAGAATGCCGATAAAAAGGTGGCATTCATTTTGACGAATTCCAATACCAAAGCTTCCCAAATCGGGAACGCAGTGGGACTCGACGCGCCCGCATCCTTGCTTCTTATCCTTGAAGCGATGCGGGACGAAGGTTACAGGATCGACAACCTGCCAGCAACGGGTACCGAACTGATCCATGCATTGATAGATCTCTGCGCCTACGACGCCGATTATCTCACAGCCGGTCAGCTAAGCCGGGCCGCTGCGCAAGTTCCGGCCGACCGATACGAAGACTGGTTTAGGGATTTACCCGAGCCTGTCCGTCAGAAAATGTTGAAACAATGGGGTCCGCCACCGGGTGAAACCTATGTGCACGATGGCCGCATTGCCCTGGCGGGCCTTGACCTCGGGAACGCATTTGTGGCTTTGCAGCCCCCGAGGGGTTACGGCATGGACCCCGACGGGATTTACCATCAACCCGATTTGCCGCCGACGCACCATTACCATGCATTGTACCGCTGGCTGCGCGACGACTGGGGCGCCGATGCGATCGTGCATGTGGGCAAGCATGGCACGCTCGAATGGCTGCCGGGCAAGGGAATAGGGTTATCGGAGAATTGTTACCCCGATGCTTTTCTGGGCGATTTGCCGCTGTTTTATCCGTTCATCGTCAATGATCCAGGAGAGGGCTCGCAGGCCAAGCGCCGTGCACATGCCGTGGTTGTAGATCACCTGACACCCCCCCATGACCTCCGCCGATACCTATGGCGAGCTGGCACAGCTTACGCAGCTGGTCGATGA
- a CDS encoding cobyrinate a,c-diamide synthase has translation MNNPKSSFLISAPSSSSGKTTLTLGLLRALRNRGLAVQPFKCGPDYIDTIHHSAAAGRPSLNLDTFMASDAHVREVYRHYASRTDVSVAEGVMGLFDGADKMRGSSAEIAALLDIPVVLVINAQSMAYSAAPLIYGLKNFDARIRVVGVIFNFVNTGSHYRFLQDACADAGVEALGYLPKNEALYIPSRHLGLHISAGTDYEQIIEGLAEMIPRTIDIDRLLQIACFGHCFESQDVVWPPAHSGLSYGKSPNLRITVARDDAFTFLYHQNVEVLKAFGKISWVSPLKDVALPPTDLLYLPGGYPELFAERLSENRSMRASIRDYCENGGLTYAECGGMMYLGKSIETDSGSILEMAGVLDCETTLQGAKMTLGYRTMYWSGLEIGGHEFHYSSFKSRNIHVEPAQIANARGVPVETGFFRCRNTFASYVHLYWADKPQFIQYLINKSRSQWTDSLR, from the coding sequence GTGAACAACCCGAAATCCAGCTTTCTCATTTCAGCGCCTTCGAGCAGTTCGGGCAAGACAACCCTGACTTTGGGCCTTTTGCGTGCATTACGGAATCGCGGGCTGGCGGTACAGCCGTTCAAATGCGGGCCGGATTATATCGATACCATTCACCATTCGGCAGCGGCGGGGCGGCCCTCCCTGAACCTGGATACGTTCATGGCCTCGGACGCCCACGTGCGTGAGGTGTATCGGCATTACGCGTCGCGAACGGACGTGAGTGTGGCCGAGGGCGTGATGGGGCTTTTCGACGGAGCCGATAAAATGCGCGGAAGCAGTGCCGAAATAGCGGCTTTGCTCGATATCCCGGTGGTGCTGGTAATCAATGCGCAGTCGATGGCTTATTCGGCGGCACCGCTGATTTACGGTTTGAAGAATTTCGACGCCAGGATACGGGTCGTTGGAGTGATTTTCAATTTTGTAAATACCGGATCGCATTATCGGTTTTTGCAGGACGCATGCGCGGATGCAGGCGTGGAAGCTTTGGGGTATTTGCCCAAAAATGAGGCGTTATACATTCCATCAAGGCATTTGGGCCTGCATATCTCTGCCGGAACGGACTATGAACAGATTATCGAAGGGCTGGCGGAAATGATCCCCCGAACGATCGATATCGATCGCTTGCTGCAAATTGCGTGTTTTGGTCATTGTTTTGAAAGCCAGGACGTTGTATGGCCTCCGGCGCACTCGGGGCTGTCTTATGGCAAATCTCCGAACCTGCGCATAACGGTTGCGCGCGACGACGCTTTTACCTTTTTGTATCATCAGAATGTGGAGGTTTTGAAGGCATTCGGGAAAATAAGCTGGGTCAGTCCGCTGAAAGACGTCGCATTGCCCCCGACCGACCTGCTGTATTTGCCCGGCGGTTATCCCGAGCTGTTCGCGGAACGGCTGTCGGAAAACCGGTCGATGCGCGCAAGCATTCGTGATTATTGCGAAAACGGGGGGCTGACCTATGCCGAATGCGGCGGAATGATGTATCTGGGAAAATCGATAGAGACGGATTCCGGAAGCATTTTGGAGATGGCGGGCGTGCTCGATTGTGAAACTACTTTACAGGGAGCGAAAATGACGCTGGGCTATCGGACAATGTATTGGAGCGGACTGGAAATCGGCGGTCACGAGTTTCATTATTCCAGTTTCAAAAGCCGGAATATACACGTCGAACCCGCGCAGATCGCTAATGCGCGGGGAGTGCCGGTTGAAACCGGTTTTTTCAGGTGCCGCAACACATTCGCTTCCTACGTACACCTTTACTGGGCCGATAAGCCCCAATTTATTCAATACCTTATCAACAAATCCCGAAGCCAATGGACGGACAGTCTGCGATGA